A genomic region of Plasmodium malariae genome assembly, chromosome: 14 contains the following coding sequences:
- the PmUG01_14022400 gene encoding conserved Plasmodium protein, unknown function: MPHHLTSFVAALTGSISSGTCCGCIPFTFSPAVTPAIASSTAPISATIPNTVVPAAVASQSAITSTPVLGSVVAFFAPYLSFYKKCNIFEETKESPKKVDKMCQCNLISADELNYQSHDMLKEQSYLSREEIFEKNTDNEHCSSDNETVNNCNLNIKEEIIKEELNLLDHEKSFTSSEYSMHSFLEDAEMGTI; the protein is encoded by the coding sequence atgccGCATCATTTAACTTCGTTCGTTGCCGCTTTAACTGGATCGATTAGTTCAGGAACTTGCTGTGGATGTATCCCTTTCACGTTTTCCCCTGCTGTTACACCTGCAATTGCATCTTCAACTGCTCCCATATCAGCAACCATACCTAACACAGTTGTTCCTGCTGCTGTTGCATCTCAAAGTGCTATAACATCAACACCAGTCTTAGGAAGTGTTGTTGCGTTTTTTGCCCCGTATTTGTCTTTTTATAAGAAATGTAATATCTTCGAAGAAACGAAAGAAAGTCCTAAAAAGGTGGACAAAATGTGTCAGTGTAATTTAATCAGTGCAGATGAACTAAATTATCAAAGTCATGATATGCTAAAGGAACAATCGTATCTTAGCAGAGAAGagatttttgaaaaaaatactgATAACGAACATTGCTCTAGTGATAATGAAACAGTTAATAATTgcaatttaaatattaaggAGGAAATAATTAAGGAAGAATTGAATTTATTAGATCATGAAAAATCTTTTACCAGTAGTGAATATTCTATGCATTCCTTTCTAGAAGATGCAGAAATGGGAACAATTTAA
- the PmUG01_14022500 gene encoding conserved Plasmodium protein, unknown function yields MSILKNQIKNIENNISFKEKKIETLDKEIGELKRASNVVYEKLINQKDVFLRKRKKNILTELKINSLKKEIIEACKSAEHTSGKITSTIEEWKGKKLKLYENEVAIKEINHNAIEQNSKYREKNDTVLSILNIFLTEKTKHNKDLKTLLEKKKDKIKALKKEVNKKNNQIISLCRYVLILDNTMVSNLHIIRKHINELIAFPYIKNHKRGETFTPLICLNLIDEVIEKQKQKRDLIQGPHYSDVGEIQTSGNSTPKNEDENKLELALNTQEFIELENFLL; encoded by the coding sequence ATgagtatattaaaaaatcaaattaaaaatatagaaaacaATATCtcatttaaagaaaaaaaaattgagacCTTAGATAAAGAAATTGGAGAATTAAAAAGAGCGTCTAACGTAGTTTATGAGAAATTAATAAATCAGAAAGATGTGTTTTTAagaaagaggaaaaaaaatatattaacggaactgaaaataaatagtttaaaaaaagaaattatagaaGCATGTAAATCTGCTGAACATACCAGTGGTAAAATAACATCTACCATTGAAGAatggaaaggaaaaaaattgaagttGTACGAAAACGAGGTAgcaataaaagaaataaatcaTAATGCAATTGAACAAAATAGCAAATATCGTGAAAAGAATGATACAGTATTGTcaattttaaacatttttcttACAGAGAAAACAAAACATAACAAAGATTTGAAAACAttacttgaaaaaaaaaaggataaaattaaagcattaaaaaaagaagttaataaaaagaataatcaGATTATTTCATTGTGCAgatatgttttaatattagaTAATACAATGGTTTCTAATTTGCATATAATCAGAAAGCacataaatgaattaatagcatttccttatataaaaaatcataaaagGGGAGAAACTTTTACTCCTCTTATATGTTTAAATCTAATAGATGAAGTaatagaaaaacaaaaacaaaaaagagatTTAATTCAGGGTCCACATTATAGTGATGTCGGTGAAATACAAACAAGTGGAAACAGTACTCCTAAAAATGAGGATGAAAATAAGTTAGAACTTGCACTAAATACCCAAGAATTTATAGAGTTAGAAAACTTCTTATTATGA
- the PmUG01_14022100 gene encoding AAR2 protein, putative, protein MTEYIHVEKPTNGNRDSTVSSFVYNDRCSLVLLMDDETTKEGRKEEDKSKNKNSVNNCEGMLDNGSLKSNENFIINGLIKMFDKEKTSSDKLNMVNRELNKNDDESNVENAQLEDYEKKDKDKKNEQVPFKSNIKLQVGLDYSNFELDTPYKIIKFINKGCHFLYWSSDVLFNENSKISKEFIMNEMKKNNCEEIRNSRFLYFDIEKKLLVLKYDKKNNNFTYVGEDDFMYKYFFHLHEKDFLDETIIKEKKSSILIYPYTYTKIWKSLTSYINEEVIDKIEPVNKTFCSSFLKEVKEKNDLFRDEEMNLYNQPYMFYSVIPKYTSGGNYRKKLNILRNHKKEDSVKEEETRDIAKDVAEKELEELDEEPVEELSEEQTESGLPNDYCANKSYFECIHIDNKHKKYVPTDLTMKNLEKYWILKEIIQQEYTYIYYDNEKQEGFRKFENKLFYILGEFQFAFILFHLGFNYQSFLQWKKLFELVSNSQHLISNFADFFEEVLKVIFIHLNYLSDDFFDNAENSFILFGIYNIYEIISNLEDVNVNIVKLVDSIDTIIYAKLGLHLPDLSFVYEEFQPTYVDDD, encoded by the exons ATGACTGAATATATCCATGTTGAAAAGCCCACTAATGGAAACAGAGATAGTACAGTTAGTTCCTTTGTTTATAATGATAGGTGTTCCCTTGTTTTACTAATGGATGATGAGACGACAAAGGAAGGAAGAAAAGAAGAggataaaagtaaaaacaaaaattctGTTAACAACTGTGAAGGAATGTTGGATAACGGTAGTTTAAAATCAAATGAAAACTTTATAATTAATGGATTAATAAAGATGTTtgataaggaaaaaacaagTAGTGATAAGTTAAATATGGTAAATCGTGAgttaaacaaaaatgatgATGAATCAAACGTGGAAAATGCACAGTTAGAAGATTATGAAAAGAAAGacaaggataaaaaaaatgaacaagttCCTTTTAAGAGTAACATAAAATTACAAGTAGGTCTGGACTATTCTAATTTTGAATTGGATACAccttataaaattattaagttCATTAATAAAGGTTGTCATTTTCTTTATTGGAGTAGTGATGTATTATTTAACGAAAATAGTAAAATCtcaaaagaatttataatgaatgagatgaaaaaaaataactgtgaagaaataagaaatagcagattcctttattttgatatagaaaagaaattattagttttaaaatatgacaAGAAGAACAACAATTTCACATATGTAGGGGAAGAtgattttatgtataaatatttttttcatctgcATGAAAAAGATTTCTTAGATGAGactattataaaagaaaagaaaagctctattttaatttacccatacacatatacgaAAATTTGGAAAAGCTTAACTAGCTATATTAATGAGGAAGTAATTGATAAAATTGAGCCAgttaataaaacattttgttcatcctttttaaaagaggtaaaagagaaaaacgATTTATTTAGGGATGAAGAAATGAACTTGTATAACCAACCCTATATGTTTTATTCCGTTATTCCGAAGTACACGTCTGGTGGGAATTATCGGAAGAAGCTTAACATACTTAGGAaccataaaaaagaagacagTGTGAAAGAAGAAGAAACGAGGGATATCGCGAAGGATGTAGCAGAAAAAGAATTAGAGGAACTAGATGAGGAACCAGTAGAGGAATTATCGGAGGAACAAACAGAGAGCGGTTTGCCAAATGATTATTGCGCCAATAAAAGCTACTTCGAGTGCATCCACATtgataataaacataaaaagtaTGTTCCTACAGATTTAACtatgaaaaatttagaaaaatattggATACTGAAAGAAATAATTCAACAGGAATATACGTACATTTATTATGACAATGAAAAGCAGGAGGGGTTTCGCAAGTTTGAAAATaagcttttttatattttaggTGAGTTTCaatttgcttttattttatttcatttaggTTTCAATTATCAATCCTTTCTTCAGTGGAAGAAGCTCTTTGAACTTGTTTCAAACTCCCAGCATTTGATAAGTAACTTTGCAG ATTTCTTTGAAGAAGttttaaaagttatattCATCCATTTAAATTACTTAAGTGATGATTTTTTTGACAATGCAGAAAATAGTTTCATTCTGTTTggaatttataatatttatgaaataatcAGTAATTTAGAGGAtgttaatgtaaatatagtaaaattgGTAGATTCTATAGATACAATTATATACGCAAAACTAGGGCTGCATTTGCCTGATTTATCTTTTGTGTATGAAGAATTTCAACCAACTTATGTAGATGACGATTAG
- the PmUG01_14022600 gene encoding conserved Plasmodium protein, unknown function, whose translation MKYIERNVPENRSYYEDREHGAMRKEYKTNYKRVLWPINVGIYDVDDKNIKKELCLIVTNIPVYWTKCDITWFFREYFYKLAINDSIAFPLIEQVYLIKNEPSAILACHDGASREIIQSLSSCMLRSVKDEKNILLTIHPYYKKPDEDEKEKVRHRERERQKENEKQDSERDACHVEKNVEIEEEGCNEDKNRTVRNLRKRSLTPPRTENGMEWPRNLDVRSCNNHELRRRLCVFGRYKPLHWGAKELSLFLKYYFETLKRDNANFEIPEISDMWADKGTHLVTFACKNEKSRFNMLLIRACYLNEEDAKNNLKNSLRVWVQFEKWTPYKNSFTDRYKNNKMQRNDFFNKYNPIHEHSIDKNSYKNRILRKPLYDSFSRNKTNSFRTNLNLHNKLNHTSNYIYHKEDRNKRNYNNVKNNYANRSRSPYFNKYKKKYSPSPSLKNYYKTKKFRKSHSIDSRKEEVDSYWSKSNNKPHNRNFSRSFSRK comes from the exons ATGAAATATATTGAGAGAAATGTTCCGGAGAACAGATCTTACTATGAAGATAGGGAACATGGGGCTATgagaaaagaatataaaaccAACTATAAAAGAGTGTTATGGCCAATTAATGTTGGAATATATGATGttgatgataaaaatataaaaaaggaattgtGTTTAATTGTAACAAACATACCTGTTTATTGGACTAAATGCGATATTACTTGGTTTTTtagagaatatttttataagttAGCTATTAATGATAGTATTGCTTTCCCCTTAATTGAACAAGTGTATTTAATTAAGAATGAACCTTCAGCAATTTTGGCTTGTCATGATGGTGCTTCAAGAGAAATAATTCAGAGCTTATCTAGTTGTATGCTAAGAAGTGTTAAGGATGAAAAgaacattttattaacaattcACCCATACTATAAAAAGCCTGACGAggatgaaaaggaaaaagtgAGACATAGAGAAAGGGAAagacaaaaagaaaatgaaaaacaggATAGTGAAAGAGATGCATGTCATGTAGAAAAGAACGTAGAAATAGAAGAAGAAGGCTGTaatgaagataaaaatagaaCTGTCAGGAATCTCCGAAAACGCTCATTAACCCCACCAAGaa CAGAAAACGGAATGGAATGGCCAAGAAATCTTGATGTAAGGAGTTGCAATAATCATGAGCTGAGAAGGAGACTGTGCGTTTTCGGAAGATATAAACCTTTACATTGGGGGGCAAAAGAATTATCACTATTCTTGAAATACTATTTTGAAACATTAAAAAGGGATAACGCAAATTTTGAAATTCCAGAAATAAGTGATATGTGGGCAGATAAGGGAACACATTTAGTTACATTTGCTTGTAAAAATGAGAAGTCCAGATTTAACATGCTGTTAATAAGAGCGTGttatttaaatgaagaagatgcaaaaaataatttaaaaaattctttaagAGTATGGGTTCAATTTGAAAAATGGACACCCTATAAGAATTCATTTACAGATAggtacaaaaataataaaatgcagagaaatgatttttttaataaatataatccTATTCATGAACACTCTATTGATAAGaatagttataaaaatagaatcTTAAGAAAACCATTATATGACAGTTTTTcaagaaataaaacaaattccTTTAGAACAAATTtgaatttacataataaattaaatcatACCTCAAATTACATTTATCATAAAGAAGATAGAAACAAGAGAAATTacaataatgtaaaaaataattatgccAATAGATCCCGCTCCccatattttaacaaatacaaaaaaaaatattctccATCTCCTTCccttaaaaattattataaaacaaaaaaatttagaaaatcgCATTCAATTGATTCACGTAAGGAAGAAGTGGATAGTTACTGGAGTAAGAGTAATAACAAACCCCATAATCGTAACTTTTCACGTTCTTTCTCGAGAAAATAA
- the MKP1 gene encoding mitogen-activated protein kinase phosphatase 1, putative, producing the protein MIYERTDFETTKSKSEKSATVNDNKDEKWADAKSYHKNASPFKLINSFYMYNYMQLLINEGKNKSLFIIDLRSEELFKEGHIMNSVNINNVSRIMEIENEIKSKENIKIIFYEDEEVEYLNNYNYLLSKHFLNTKANFYFLKGGYTKFEGEYFFLCIKSYNGNSNSNSRTRIGNIQQYACSKLVPYINYPIKICSNLYLGNIVHINNSFINRFLRIKHIYDFTSSGFDIKNDEVLNYFRYNILKRKMEKNTNSLRNESVNYYNFLDIRMVYDVVYSLAHITSVKEDKAILTKLQKEKKCSSIVGSGKGYTNNLRICMGKNEFLLKNNEGNHLKKNEEKENVLIICNQGIKDQTKEKINSISLIICMCYIMYTKKYNLNLTLAYMLKICNNLSLSSQTRSFLQNFYQSLTKSNFNLEFYCNSRSNMQSKSNKSNSNSPIRSNSSSSGNSKSSNRRSNKESSSQLQIIKSENFRKLIKMYEIGKCYIMLNHSEEYILYVNQELMLNDIHIMKEKVEDKDFNSYECVMQSILFHIYNINHNKINFEEINNFLEILVKIINENKLENYRKMPYFSLIIINLCKALSVDEKDDKHSNIKPFMEEYENIKYNIFSLICNNIVTCIDFIIKNSYTNNAINNVTEEYEVTLKEKEENLKKRNIDKNTYMIFLALKYLLTSFFYFYVYPAIEKMRFSYMDRIYHTLQKIDTFADYYYSIFKININLINNKNYKAQICSSDNLPVYFSDILRPFIIINNYLN; encoded by the coding sequence ATGATTTATGAAAGAACAGATTTCGAAACTACGAAAAGCAAATCGGAAAAAAGTGCCACAGTTAATGATAACAAGGATGAAAAATGGGCAGATGCAAAATCATACCACAAGAATGCGTCaccttttaaattaataaattcgTTTTACATGTACAATTACATGCAATTACTAATAAATGAAGGGAAGAACAAAAGCTTATTCATTATTGACCTAAGATCTGAAGAACTATTTAAAGAAGGACATATAATGAACTCTGTTAACATTAACAATGTTAGTAGGATTATGGAAATAGAGAATGAGATAAAgtcaaaagaaaatataaaaattattttttatgaggATGAAGAGgttgaatatttaaataattacaattatttattgagcaaacattttttaaacacGAAAGctaatttctattttttgaaGGGGGGATACACAAAATTTGAAGGGgagtacttttttttatgtataaaaagttataatggtaacagtaatagtaacagtCGTACTAGGATTGGCAATATACAGCAATATGCATGTTCTAAACTTGTTCCCTATATTAATTACCCCATAAAAATTTGCAGTAACTTGTACTTGGGAAATATCGTTCATATTAACAATTCGTTTATAAACAGGTTCTTaagaataaaacatatatacgaTTTTACTTCCTCTGGttttgatataaaaaatgatgaagtATTAAACTATTTCAGGTACAACATACTGAAgagaaaaatggaaaaaaatacaaattccTTAAGAAATGAATCAgttaattattacaattttttggACATTCGTATGGTCTATGATGTTGTGTACAGTTTAGCTCATATTACAAGTGTGAAAGAAGATAAAGCTATTCTTACCAAactacaaaaagaaaaaaagtgtaGCAGTATAGTAGGTAGTGGCAAAGGTTATACCAATAATTTAAGGATATGCATGGGTAAAAACGAATTTctactaaaaaataatgaggGTAAccatttaaagaaaaatgaggaaaaagaaaatgtcttaataatatgtaatcAGGGCATTAAAGATCAAActaaagagaaaataaatagtataagtttaataatttgcatgtgttatattatgtataccAAAAAATACAATCTTAATTTAACCCTTGCATATATGCTAAAGATATGCAATAATTTAAGTTTAAGTTCGCAAACAAGGAGCTTTTTGCAAAATTTCTACCAGTCCTTAACGAaaagtaattttaatttagaattttattgtaattcAAGGAGCAACATGCAGTCGAAAAGTAATAAGAGCAATAGTAATAGCCCTATCAGAAGCAATAGCAGTAGCAGTGGTAACAGTAAAAGTAGCAATCGTCGCTCGAATAAGGAATCGAGTTCTCAACTGCAAATCATAAAAAGTGAAAACTttagaaaattaataaaaatgtatgaaaTAGGCAAATGCTACATTATGTTAAATCATTCTGAGGAATATATTCTCTACGTAAATCAAGAGCTAATGCTCAATGACATTCATATAATGAAGGAAAAAGTGGAGGATAAGGATTTTAATTCCTATGAATGTGTAATGCAGTCCATtctatttcatatatataatattaaccataataaaataaattttgaagaaattaataattttttagaaatcctagtaaaaattataaatgagaataaattagaaaattatCGCAAAATgccatatttttcattaattataataaatttatgtaaagCATTATCAGTGGACGAAAAAGATGATAAACATAGTAATATAAAACCATTTATGGAAGAATATgagaatattaaatataatatattttccttaatttGTAACAATATTGTCACATGCAttgattttattataaaaaacagTTATACGAATAATGCAATTAATAATGTTACAGAAGAATATGAAGTAACACTGAAGGAGAAggaagaaaatttaaaaaaaaggaatatagataaaaacacatatatgatatttttagCACTGAAATATCTTTTAacatcctttttttatttttatgtctATCCTGCCATAGAAAAAATGAGATTTTCATACATGGATAGAATATATCATACGTTACAAAAAATTGATACATTTGccgattattattattctatttttaaaataaatattaatttaattaataataagaattataaaGCGCAAATATGCTCTTCTGATAACCTGCCCGTGTATTTTTCGGATATATTAAGACCCTTTATAATAATCAACAATTACTTGAATTAA
- the PmUG01_14022300 gene encoding membrane integral peptidase, M50 family, putative, translated as MGSRNKMLFYGNTQMAQKRYASNFLSLCKEKSYDYENYQSCISYIISFLPLLLICVIHLLINVNGYYIGNLFLMISYLFSFFFFILYYSNSYIVFVLFVFSSFLISLCLHEFAHALVAYKYGDITMVYKGYLYLDILNYFDIFHTLVIPLITLFVTGFSLPGNLYWLQLHFIKSTYQLSFIFLSGPLADILYIVLIVFFYNLCAYFKNKKNLSVYPQSILFISLATSASFLVDSFLLNICPILGFDGWGIVEPYLPYCIRNLINEEIVYTYLSYICPLLVFIYFNFIETKYLFFTNIVNFILERILGIEISHVTSGVNSFPTLYDYLRKL; from the exons ATGGGTTCAAGAAATAAAATGCTATTTTATGGAAACACACAAATGGCACAGAAAAGATACGCgagtaattttttatcattgtgtaaagaaaaaagttaTGATTATGAGAATTATCAGAGCTGTATATCATACATTATATCATTCctaccattattattaatttgtgTAATTCATCTTTTAATTAATGTAAATGGTTATTATATtggaaatttatttttaatgatatcctatttgttttccttttttttttttatattatattattcaaattcttatattgtttttgttctatttgttttctcctcttttttaatatcactATGTTTACATGAGTTTGCGCACGCTCTTGTTGCTTATAAATATGGAGACATAACAATGGTATATAAAGGTTATTTATATCTGgatattttgaattattttgaCATATTCCATACATTAGTAATACCtttaataacattatttGTGACAGGATTTAGTTTACCAGGAAATTTATATTGGTTGcaattacattttataaaaagtacatatcagttatcatttatttttttatctggCCCCTTGGcagatattttatatatcgtACTAAttgtgtttttttataatttatgtgcttattttaaaaataaaaaaaatttaagtgtTTATCCACAATCTATATTGTTTATATCCTTAGCAACTTCTGCTTCTTTCCTAGTtgattcttttcttttaaatatatgccCTATTCTTGGATTTGATGGATGGGGAATCGTTGAGCCATATCTGCCTTACTGCATAAGGAACTt aaTCAACGAAGAGATTGTATACACCTATTTGTCTTATATATGCCCCCTCCttgttttcatatattttaattttattgaaacaaagtatcttttttttacaaacatTGTTAACTTTATATTAGAAAGGATTTTGGGAATTGAAATATCACATGTAACAAGTGGAGTTAACTCTTTCCCAACATTGTATGATTACCTTAGAAAACTATAg